From Halotia branconii CENA392, the proteins below share one genomic window:
- a CDS encoding DnaB-like helicase N-terminal domain-containing protein, producing the protein MVAVPYSYTDEYSFKPADDRLPPQNIEAEEAVLGGILLDPSAIYRVKDRLKTEHFYIGAHKDIYHACLRLNKQGLPTDLLHVSSWLSDHDLLARIGGRSKLATLADRTVSAANIDSLAGIVIKKYKRRELLKSGYKTIQLAYDEEQDLVDIFATVTNKIKAVTDTPLAPTKDEYQRWKHDRLLEEVTNIYTTCVEPSFRFLKLHELAKEHSVTNNFLEHFYLKSLTAQCSKLLTYEELKELAGSTVREWLLNGLVPKSTTILLAADGGIGKTKLAYGIGKVLIQGNQFGNFIATGEKRKILYYQGDESPGDMMQALESLGYSKEDIGKYVRVRFGWSAENIPALIEDLKEFQPDFVVIDSLSTINRFSIYQESQMEYARPILEMTGLATNYKTTFLLIHHSNKLGGVRGTTAIRNAVSEVWTLSKDSSETGTPNDRILEIDKSRSRSSGNKYRMFFNPEDLSFTFMGEEGQDFGGPAQSAKERTLQLLADHRNVKFTSEEIAHRLGFSKDYARRYLTELSADGLVSVKRQPGKANLYFLAYEGSPEDHPSDHLDPHPESFASREIQPTFDVSIKKTGSPQDHPSDHLQKVDAVNNTAKGDPKSAENHEKIQQSENFAAPSHLEDHLCSNALLGIESGGDPGGDPTPDMCEKIHTQEIAVKDLPENNCSHSPQGDPGGDPGVIVNKDDHPSSHLVPKISIEVGDIYWSKSLKNKVKVTKLYPSAKKADVVVAKDPIAKPRLLWSDLVAWTEELRIGDEVEVLEGEHRGQVLLVSSINGGIWLKKPSRNSFSPPLSNNGQPYHAQQLKKG; encoded by the coding sequence ATGGTAGCAGTTCCTTATTCCTACACAGATGAATACAGCTTTAAACCTGCTGATGATAGGTTGCCACCACAAAATATTGAAGCAGAAGAAGCCGTCTTAGGTGGCATTCTACTAGACCCAAGTGCCATATATCGTGTTAAAGACAGGCTAAAAACAGAACATTTTTATATTGGCGCACACAAAGATATTTATCATGCTTGTCTTCGGCTAAACAAGCAAGGATTACCAACCGATTTACTACATGTTAGTAGCTGGTTATCAGACCATGATTTACTTGCAAGAATTGGTGGCAGAAGCAAGTTAGCTACCCTTGCAGACCGTACAGTCAGCGCTGCAAACATTGATAGCCTCGCGGGGATAGTAATCAAAAAATACAAGCGTCGAGAACTCCTAAAATCAGGTTATAAGACTATACAGTTAGCCTACGATGAGGAGCAAGATTTGGTAGATATCTTTGCAACCGTTACTAACAAAATCAAGGCAGTAACCGATACACCCTTAGCACCTACAAAAGATGAATATCAACGCTGGAAACATGACCGACTACTAGAAGAGGTGACGAATATTTATACAACTTGTGTAGAACCATCTTTTAGGTTTCTCAAACTGCATGAGTTAGCGAAGGAACACTCAGTTACTAACAATTTTCTAGAACATTTTTACTTAAAAAGTCTCACGGCTCAATGTAGTAAATTACTCACCTATGAAGAATTAAAAGAGTTAGCAGGTTCTACAGTTCGTGAGTGGTTATTAAATGGCTTGGTTCCTAAAAGCACAACTATTTTACTAGCTGCTGATGGTGGAATTGGTAAAACTAAACTCGCTTATGGAATTGGTAAAGTCCTGATTCAGGGTAATCAGTTTGGTAATTTCATTGCTACAGGAGAGAAACGCAAAATTCTCTATTACCAAGGAGATGAAAGTCCCGGCGACATGATGCAAGCATTGGAGTCGCTAGGTTATTCAAAAGAAGATATTGGCAAGTACGTTAGGGTGCGGTTTGGCTGGAGTGCTGAAAATATCCCAGCTTTAATTGAAGACTTAAAAGAGTTTCAACCTGATTTTGTTGTCATCGACTCGCTTTCAACCATTAACAGATTTTCAATTTATCAGGAATCACAGATGGAGTATGCCCGTCCCATCCTAGAGATGACCGGGCTGGCCACTAATTATAAAACCACCTTTTTACTAATTCATCACAGCAATAAGCTAGGTGGTGTCAGGGGTACAACAGCCATTAGAAATGCAGTTAGTGAGGTCTGGACACTATCAAAGGACAGCAGTGAAACTGGTACGCCTAACGACCGCATCTTAGAAATTGACAAATCGCGATCGCGCTCCTCCGGCAATAAATATCGGATGTTTTTTAATCCCGAAGACCTCAGCTTTACTTTTATGGGAGAAGAGGGGCAAGACTTTGGTGGCCCAGCGCAATCGGCAAAGGAAAGAACATTGCAACTGCTGGCTGACCACAGAAACGTCAAATTTACCAGTGAAGAAATAGCCCACAGGCTAGGCTTTTCAAAGGATTATGCCCGTCGTTACCTAACGGAGCTATCAGCCGATGGTTTGGTGAGCGTAAAGCGCCAGCCGGGGAAAGCCAACCTCTATTTCCTTGCTTACGAAGGATCACCAGAGGATCACCCCTCGGATCACCTCGACCCACATCCTGAAAGCTTTGCTAGTAGAGAGATACAGCCAACTTTTGATGTTAGTATAAAAAAAACAGGATCACCCCAGGATCACCCCTCGGATCACCTCCAAAAAGTAGATGCAGTCAACAACACAGCCAAAGGTGATCCTAAAAGTGCTGAAAATCATGAAAAAATTCAGCAGTCAGAAAATTTTGCAGCCCCAAGCCACCTTGAGGATCACCTTTGCTCGAATGCCTTGCTAGGTATAGAGTCTGGAGGTGATCCAGGGGGTGATCCTACCCCGGATATGTGTGAAAAGATACATACCCAGGAAATAGCAGTCAAAGACTTACCAGAGAATAATTGCAGCCATTCTCCGCAGGGTGATCCGGGGGGTGATCCTGGGGTGATCGTGAATAAGGACGATCACCCCTCATCACACCTAGTCCCCAAAATCAGCATTGAGGTTGGTGATATCTATTGGTCAAAGTCATTGAAAAATAAAGTCAAGGTCACAAAGCTGTACCCTTCCGCCAAAAAAGCGGATGTAGTTGTTGCTAAAGACCCAATAGCAAAGCCTCGCTTACTTTGGTCAGATTTGGTTGCCTGGACAGAAGAACTAAGGATTGGGGATGAGGTGGAAGTTTTGGAAGGAGAACACCGCGGCCAGGTTTTGCTTGTTAGTTCCATTAATGGTGGTATTTGGCTCAAAAAGCCTAGCCGTAATAGCTTCTCTCCACCATTGAGCAATAATGGGCAACCTTACCACGCACAACAGCTTAAAAAGGGCTGA
- a CDS encoding tyrosine-type recombinase/integrase, translated as MKNHRNGQAAILSDAEYSKIRKQIRSKKYKLLLDLAWYTGERWGALVKLQVADVYREDGTPHEYINFRACTRKATPDGKRQTRQVPVHPVLAEALATYQPEDNSLWLFPCRDGNGAITIRWADMILRAAVDRAGMSAKGISTHSTRRSFITKLHRNGTDLYTIKKITGHRDFKSLEKYVDIDSDRVKGAINAL; from the coding sequence ATGAAAAACCATAGAAACGGTCAAGCTGCAATTTTAAGCGATGCGGAATATTCCAAAATTCGCAAGCAGATCCGCAGTAAAAAATATAAGTTGCTTCTGGATCTAGCATGGTACACAGGTGAAAGATGGGGGGCACTCGTGAAATTGCAGGTTGCCGATGTTTATCGCGAAGACGGAACACCGCACGAGTATATCAATTTTCGAGCTTGCACCCGCAAAGCTACACCAGATGGTAAACGCCAAACTCGCCAAGTGCCCGTGCATCCAGTTTTGGCTGAGGCACTGGCAACTTATCAACCAGAGGATAACTCATTGTGGTTGTTCCCTTGCAGAGACGGAAACGGGGCTATAACTATTCGCTGGGCTGATATGATTCTGCGAGCAGCAGTCGATAGGGCTGGGATGAGTGCTAAAGGAATTAGTACCCATAGCACCCGCCGGAGTTTTATAACTAAGCTGCATCGCAACGGAACGGACTTGTACACAATCAAAAAAATTACTGGACACCGTGATTTTAAGTCACTTGAAAAATATGTAGATATTGACAGCGATCGCGTCAAGGGAGCCATCAACGCTCTATGA